In the Populus trichocarpa isolate Nisqually-1 chromosome 1, P.trichocarpa_v4.1, whole genome shotgun sequence genome, ttaatacatgaaaatatcaaaataatattaatttaaaaaagatttttttttattttattttatttttgtttttttgaaaaggagTTATATTTCTAAGGTTTGCATGTAAGAGAACGTCGCAACTTTTCAGAGTACTCTAATGCTTGTTTGTTTTGGTAGCCGGATTCAAACCCCAACCCGAACCAGCTCGTTATATTCAATCCTCAAATCTCTCTAATGCTTGTTTGTTTTGGTAGCCGGATTCAAACCCCAACCCGAACCAGCTCGTTATATTCAATCCTCAAATCTCTCCCCTCCGAAACCCCAAACGCTTCAAAAACCCTAATGGCAGCGCCAGGAACCCAATTGAAATCCAAGCGACCCACTTGTCCATCTTGCTCCAAACCCGCAAGTCTCTGTATCTGCATTCGGATCCAGAACCCGGGTCTTCAAAACAAGGTAAACATCACCATTCTCCAACACAGTCTAGAGAGAAAACACGCTCTTAATTCTGCAAGAATCGCAAGAGTAGGGCTTCAAAATGTCACTTTGAGCACTGTTTCTGATGTTAAATTTGATGCCAAGTTCATGATCCATTTGTTTGACCCGGGTCATGATTCGGGTTCGGGTCAAGATGGAGAAaaaagttcagatttttatcAAGTTATGGATGATAAAGCTGATGAATTCGATGCCAGTCATGTAACTAAAGGTAGTAAAGAGCCAGTGATTACCTGTAGTGTAGGTAAATATGGAATTGTTACTAATATTAGTATTGGTAATGTATGGATGCCTCATGTTCAGTGGAAAAGAAGGCTAAGTTTTGATAAGATTTTGGCCTCAAAGGTGGCTGTTGATGATTTGGCAAAAGGGTTTGTTGTTAAAAAGTTGCAAAGGAGAAGGGTTGATGGGAGTGAAGAATTGGAAGAGGTAGAAGAGTTTGAAGTTGCGGTGCCTCCAGGGTCAGTGCTTTTATTTCCTAGCAAGAACGCATTGGATGTTGATGGCCTTAAAGCAATGGATTTTGAAGCGAAGAATTTGATTGTTTTAGATGGGACATGGTCAAAGGCAAGGAGAATGTATTGTGAGAATCCGTGGTTGAGGTTCTTGCCGCATTTGAAGTTGGACTTGGATAGGTTGAGTTTGTATAGTGAGGTTAGGCAACAACCAAAAGCTGGTTATTTGTCTACTattgagagcattgtttatgCGTTGGAGGAAATAGGGGATTATCCTGAAGGCTTGGATAATCTATTGGGTGTTTTTGAGTCGATGGTTGGTGATCAAAGAAGATTTAAAAATGAGAGGCTGAGCAAGCTCTCTTCTGCGTAATCATTCTGCTTGCTATtgtaattttatcttatttatgcAATACCATTTTAATATGGAGGTGACTTCATTGACTTGCGAACCTCAAAACACAGTGCTTGCATCCAGTTGGGACTTGAGATGCTTCATCTTATCTTCTATCTTGAATTATGTTGTTGACTCATGCATTCATGTCTTCCTGATTTGCTGTTGTGGACTGTAGAAAGTTGATGTGGCTTAGTGAAATTTAATAGTTTGTGTATGGACCTTTGATTGTCTTGATATTACTCTGAGAAAAGATATACACGATACGACTAAGCTCAGCTTTTAAGAATTCTGTAGCTGAAATTAATTGTCCCTAGTCATTACGGATGCAGAGAACATTAGCACTGGagtgaaaaatgccaaaaataATGGCAGTTTGCTGTAACTGATGGTTTTACTTTACTTTCTTGACAAGAAAATGCAAAGGGCAGATTTGCACTCGATCAAGGCTGATGGCAAGATAAACTGCTGCGTTTAATCATCTTTGAGATGGTGCCAGAATAGCAAGATGTGTAAGCGAAGGAATATGTTTGCCTGCACTGCAGAATTGAGTTGTATCTGTAGAACATTGTAATTTCGGTTGCAGATTTTGTGtcaagtaattttattgtgtgcTCTTAGTTGCAAGGTACTTGAACTTCATTCTACAATTCTCTTCGTTAATGAATTCTCATTCTCCTTTATCAAGATTTTGAAGTAAGATGAAGTTCATGTAATCTTCCTCAAAAAGCATGCATTGATTTGACAAGGTAAAAGATATGCACTTTATGATTAGCAGCTTAGTTACAACATGGGATCGATCGATCCAAGAATCTAAcctttttcaaattaaacattTAGAAGGGCAATCATGCAGGATAAATGAATTGGTCAAAGGATCGTAGAAGATTGCAACACTTTACTAGAACTCTAGAAGTTGCTAGTCAAGGCATACAAATGCGAGAAAATTAGTAAGACAGTTACTCTGTAGCTATAAATTTAGTAGCTGTCATGATCCTGCCATAAACTTTCAGCCCTTGTGCTTTACACTGATATTTCCTTATATTCTCttcttggtgttttttttttaattcaccgAACACTCAATATCATGCTATCAAAACCTCCACCAGAAAGCTATATTAAGGTTCAAAACTTATTTTGTCAGTAGGATTTAGTTTCTCTGGTTTGTTCCTTGTACTCTCTTTGAAAAATCGCTTTTTCTCAAgtgataaaaaatcaagaaaatacaaTCAGGGCAGGTTTCTTTCACTGTATGGGCAAGAAAATCAAGAACGAGCGAACCAGTGCCGTGCAACATTGCAATGAAGTTAAGGTCTCGGACTTACAGATGACATTCTGTCACTGCCATCTTTCACTTGGTGAGAGAGAGACAAAGATCACTAGGTCAgggtctctctctctttctttatggGAGGACTAGTAAGTTTAAATAGActtcaatattaattatagttgGCTGATTGATGGTTCAAGAGACGGGAGAGTCTTCTTTTCAAGGAGTAAGATTTGAAACATAACCTGTCATGTTTTCTTAGAAATTTGAGAGATTCTATGTTCCCTTTTAGGCTTTTATGATTTAATTGGTAACTAATTTCCAACCCTTTTTTAGTTAACTGGTCTGTTTTCATATACATAGCTTGGTTTTTCGTAAACTAACATGAATATGCTTTTTATTCTGTAAAGCTTAGTCTCTCCTCACTACTGGATGATCAAGATTATAGATAGAACAGGGACAACAGAGATTACTGCCTGTGACAACTTTTGGATTAGTTGGCACGCTCTTGCAGGCTAGCTTAATAACCTGCCAATATGAATAAATTGTGTCGTTCTTCACTTAATTGCAGTAAAAGCAATTTCTTCTGCCATTTCAGTATCTGTCGTGTCTGTTCTAGTCAATGGACTCCTGCTTgcaaaaaaaaacgaagaagaagaagaaatctttAATGCTAGTAGCAATGAAGACTGCTTCTTTACTATATGGAACAAGGCATAATGACTTCATTCACTACATCCAAGGAGGTGTGATTTGCACTTAGAAGCCTCATTGATTGTACCTcctttgataatttaaatataaactcTCAagagctttttgtttttttttgacaCAGCAGTGTAATTTAACCTTCTGCTGCACCAAATGGCAGTAAAgttcctttctttccttcacaaaaccctaacccaaaaccctaaatcaaAATCCCTCTACGTTTCTTACTTCCTAAACCACACTCTCTCTCAAGACCAATATGACCCGCCATTTTCTCTCACCaaaaaacccaaacccaaaaacACCACCGAGCCGAAAGAAACGCCTGACCCGAATAACGACCCGAAACTCCCTGTAAAATCGGACCTTGCTTTTGACTTCAGATACTCATATTCTGAGTCAAATCCTGCAATTGAGCCAATTGGGTATCGTGAACCGAAACGCTTTTCTCCATTTGGACCCGGTCGCCTTGATAGGAAATGGACTGGCACTGCTGCTCCGACCCAGTTGGAGACGGACATGGATAAGTTAATGGAGGAGAGGAATCGGGTTCTTGGGGACCCACTTACGGAGGAGGAGGTGGCGGAGCTAGTGGAGCGGTATCGCCATAGTGATTGCTCCAGGCAAATCAATTTGGGTAATTTAGTTACATTAAAATGACATATCATCTATTATATGCCCAATGAACGACTTGTTGTTTTGATCAATTTGTTTGCTTTATCTTGGTGGTAGGCAAGGGAGGGGTTACTCACAATATGTTGGATGATATTCACAACCATTGGAAGAGAGCTGAAGCTGTGAGGATCAAGTGTTTGGGAGTACCAACTCTTGATATGGACAATGTTTGTTTCCATCTTGAGGTGTTGAGCTTAATACAAAGTCTCatagaattttatttcttaaagttGGAATTCATTTTATCAACCAATCATACAtagtttttggtgtttgttaGCTGATGTAGATGATAGTGTTTTTTTGTAGGATAAATCTGGTGGGAAGGTTGTCTATAGGAACATTAATATCCTTCTTTTGTATCGGGGTCGAAATTATGATCCTGAGAACCGGCCTGTTATTCCCCTCATGTTGTGGAAGCCTTATGCGCCTATATATCCGAAGCTTGTTAAGAATGTAGCTGATGGTTTGACGTTTGAAGAGACGAAAGAAATGAGAAACAGAGGATTGAATTCTCTGCCCCTGATGAAACTCAGTAAGTGAAATGTATTATCTAGGGTTGGATAGATTGTtgctttaaataaatttcaaggtGATTGAAAGAGGAGGGTGTGTGAGTGGTGTGTTAACTTTGAATGCTGTGAATCTGTGTTCAGCCAGGAATGGTGTGTATGTGAATGTGGTTGACAGAGTGAGGGATGCTTTTGAAACTGAGGAGGTTGTGAGACTGGACTGCAAACATGTGGGTATGAGTGACTGCAAAAAGATTGGTGTGAAACTAAAGGTACGAGTATGACTCAAGCATtacattttgttatttataagaTCATGCATGAATGTCTCGCATGACCTTTTATTCCCAAACTGTAGGATTTGGTACCTTGTGTTCCTATTTTATTCAAGGACGAGCAGATTATTCTTTGGAGGGGCAAGAGAAATCAGGAGCTGGAATCATCAACTGCCTGAGCGCAAACTTGGAATCATGTTTTTGGCAAGCCAGGATTGCTGATTGGAGTTTGCTTGTTCTCTAAACACACTCAGCTGGCTGAGACAACATGGATTGGCTTGGTTTACCTGATCAAACCAACAACATATCATCCTTCGTCTCTTGTTTGGTGTGACAGTTAGAATGCCGAAAGGTCCATCCATTACCTCCTTTGCATAAAGGACTCTAGCGTTGCCCATTTGATTAAAATTGGCAGTCTGTTAGACTAAAATTGAGGCCTGATTTGTACAATCTTATCACTTTGCAAGAACTCATGTATTTTCTTGTTTGAGATTGTATTTAAAACTTACTCTTGGTCAAACCGCAATATCCTTCGTTGTTTCTATATCCGGAATTGTGATCGTGGGTCATTATGCCATCTTAGGTGTAAAGAAAGTTGAGACAGAACTCTGAAGTTTCAGGTCCTTAAAAGTCTTGTTATCCTATTCAAGTTTTGATACTATGTTGTTGATGCTTGAGGATTTCCAATGGCACATAAAATTAGGTGCATGTTAAGACGTACAAGAAATTGACTCTATCGCTATAGTCTGGCTACCCTCTTACTTGTTTTGTACGATAGGAAGGGATCCACCGAAAGGGTATAACCATAAGCTcgctttttttgtttctttttggtagGATTGGTAGGCATACTAATCTTGGATTACATCGAGGAGTTCTTTCTGTTCCATAAAGTGGCCGTTTTCGCTTATGGAATTTCACAAGCTTACCTCTTATTCCGATCCCAGCGGAATATGAACTCAAGATTTCTAACTTTGACTTGCAAGCTCAACCCCTCGAATTAAATTATCTAATCAGTAATggttttttaatggaaaaataaaaatgttactGTTAATCCCATTTTTAGACAGTAGCACCTGCCGGCAGATCAATAGTTCTTCGTTCAGATATTTGATCATTATTTGAGGATCAAGAATACTGTTTCATAGCTCTTTCACCTGAATCCACCAATCCCTCTGGGTACCAAACTCTTTGAAATTATGTGTTGTAaccatcattgttttttctcttggtCCACTAGTGGTTATAGCAAGTAGAGATATCTAAAAGGCCATCTACTAGCCAACCAACACAGGAAGAACAGCATCCTTAGGTGAACGGCTTGAAATTATCCTTCATAAGCAACAAGTGAAATACAACAGCAGCTAGTGAAGTTACTATATTCTATACCCCAGACAAGAGGTGATGGCTTCATTTTATCTACTTGACTGAGATAGGCATGGTAGACTGTGTATCACGACTATTTACTTTGACCTCGCTCGAGTAAAGTTTCATCCCATTTTAGGGTGACAGGAACCAAAAGTTTGAGCATTAAGGTCCCGAGAGAATCTTCATCAGTTCATGTTTCTTTTCAGCGATGCATCCAGAATTCTCCAATGAAGTTATCCAGACCTGATCTGATCTAACAGACTCATCGTCATCGTTCCTGTGCCAACTCCAGTAGGCATGAGTTGAATTCGCTAATTTGAGCTCGCCATGGCCAAAACTTGCTTCACGGAAGACTGACCAAGCTGGCTGTGGGTTTTTGTATCTGTTAATGATATGAAGAAAATTAGATTGTAAGCAAGACAAAGAACTACTCGTTTCGAAAACAttgttttcaaaatcttttggTCCTATAAAAGTTTGCTCGCAACAGAAAGTTGTTGGAGTGAGGACATACTTGCTCGCTAAACCTTCTCTGTTTCCTCCATCTCCGATCGTAATATGGACAGCACCACATGGATCCAATTTTCCTTTGTTCACACGTTCCTATCAAAGAGAATGCCAGATAATATAATCAATGTTTCATGAAATCGAGGATGACAGAAAGGTAAGGGCAAATGCAAATGCAGACATAGACTCCTAAACAATTTCCTTGTTCATCATTTAGGGTAAGACTCTCGTCAAGAGAATTTGAACGACAAAACTATAAAGGAATGCAAATCGAAAACTTTATACTTTATAGTGAATGAAACTAAGTCAAGACAAAGATACTTTAGGGAGTATCCCTGGATCTCTGCCTCAAAGGAAAATCTATACCATACCGTGCGTTCATAAGCATGCACATGGCCAGCTAGCACAATATCCACACTAGCAGCGTGAAGTAATGGCTCCATAGCTGCCAGCATTCTGTCCCCTTCATCTTGATGAGCCTCGTTGCTATTATACCATGGGACATGGAATAGTACGATCAGCCAAGGTGTCTTCTTTCGATCCACCTTTGCAACATCAGCCTGTAGATCAATTATGATAGTGAAACCCCAATATTAGAAGCAACTAAAATATTCTCTATTCCTCATGGAGCTTtgaacaaagaagaaagaaggacAAGAGAACAAACAAGACACCTATCATGTATGCTCATGAAAAGATGGAACTTGAAGCATTTTGCATTAACTTTTGAAATGGCtaagccttttgtttttttggaggCTTTCACCCGCACTGAAGCATCTTGCATTAACTTTTGAAAGGCCTGGTTCATGGTGTGATCACTAATATGCTGCACCTTAATAATCTAAATTTCAATACGGTACGGAGCTATGTTGACAGAATGAGATTGATAGTATTTGATACAGTTTCACGTGCTGCTTTCCAAGTTCTACAACTAGTCCCAATAAATGTTAAGATAATTCAGGGAAGGACAATAGTAAGTCTTGCATTGTTTCATAATGCCTTAGATGACACACAAACAAAGGACACACATAGCCAGGAGCATGGAATCACAACATGCTGTTGACAAGTGCGAAAGAACCACGTGTAtacatcaaataattatttccaAATTTCCTGCCAGCGAGTCTCTTGACAAATTCACATTTTCTTATCAGTTCATTGAGCCTTTTGTTAATAAACTACTATTTGCACttaaaacagaaaaggaaagaagatcaCATTGTAAGAGGATAAAGATTTAACTAACCTTGAGCCAGTTATATTGATCCGAGTGCTCATCGTAATCTGTATATGAGCCAAGCATAATAATGTGAGCCCCTGCAActtcaaaagaataataaagatttgaacttgatcCACTCTCCTCATATGGCATCTTCCATCTAGAATTGTAGGATTGAAAACCATCCTTAAAGAACATAATGCTTTCCTTTTCATGATTCCCCTGTGTTACCATCCATGGTCTTGCACTGGCAAGTGGCTCAACCAGCTCGCCAAATGTGTCCCAGCGGTGCTGTATGTAATCAGCATATGAAAGGTCTCCAGGAAGCAGATGCACATCATATTTGCATAGGTCAATATGATCTAGTGTCGATTTAGTCCATCCAGTTTGGCCTAAATCTCCTGCCACAGCAAACATAACAGGGAACTGAGCTGGAGGAGTCTTGAGCTTGTACTCAGGACCTCCTCCACCACATCGATAGTAATAAACCGTGTTATCTTCCAGCGGCCCAATGATTGTGTGGTGTATCTTTCCAGAGCTATAAAATAGATAACTATATGAAGTGCTCTCTCCTTGAGACTTATTGCTGTATCTTCCAGGAGAAGTTCCATATTCAACCATGGGTAGGGTAGATTTATCATTGGAGACCCATGAGACTCGCATGTGCTTGTCTCCAGCCAAAGAGATGTGCACCTACAATAGGGGATTCATTGAGCCAAAGCACTTCAAAACCAAATCAGCATCATAAATTACGTTGAAACCCAGAAAAACCATTGTTCCAAAGCATTTCACAGAGTCACAGACAAGAAAAGCATCTCAGAAACAACTCTTTGGGGTAACTTCAGCATGTAATTAAACCAAACAGACACCCACCAAATCAAGTCcaataaaacaacaatcaacatCAATAAAATCAAGAGTTCCAATGCAACTAAACAGCAACAATTCAACACATTCAAAAGTAACACTCTTTCTTGACTTTATCCTATTCAATGaactattttttcatcaaaagaaCCCGGatgaagaaaacagaaaaaaaaaaaccggatcAGATAATTGGAAAAGAAACAATCTTTAACACGAAAACCAATGCAAAACACAATCTGATCAACAGAACAGGAAGAGGGATGATAAGATAACCTGTTGGGGATGAGAAGACAACTTTGAATTCCAAGGAAAATGAAGGGTCTTTCGAGGTGGAGGTCTAATGTATTCACAGGTAGCCGCTGCAGAGATTAGcagaaacacaaataaaaccaGTTTTGGCTCCATTGTTTGATTTTCAGTTAGTTACTATTATTGTATGAAAGAGAGATCAGACaatttatattgtttgttttgcttgaaCTGGTACTATCTAGCCAGGTTTGTCCTGTTTTGATGACAGGTCTGCCCTTAATACAAGGGGCAGGTACATGACAGAAAAAGGGTTAATGTCAGGCATATTTTCTTGCCAATGACCCATGATTACTTTCTTGGAAGtatgtttttactttttcatgGGAGTGGGAGATAATGATCATGTTCCACTTCCGCATGGTTtcacgttaattttttttcatgaaaagacaaatttcataaattatgttttgaaaaaaataatttatgagcaTGGCCGATCAAAAACTAGTTGTAATGcattacctatttattttttaacaaatatattattttaattcaaaaaataaaattaatctaataattcgAGCCTTAAACCGAGTTAACtgtagtaaaaaaattaaaaattaaatactaaattggattatttaaatgtttgttttcttgataatttgCTATGAGACaagaaatcatattttttttgggtgacgaagtatttaaattatgaatttattaaaataaatagaaagcaATGTATAGAAAATATTTGTTAACCACCATGGTTTCTTGAACATGGTTCATTTAATTTagcaattattataatataatattaattatattatatatggaatattcacaaaattaatcaatgatgataataattacattaggatcaattaattattctaaattaGAAAGAGTGGATCAACGCAACTACTCTTCATTTATGCACAAAAATTGGATGGGTGTTTGGtaaacctaataaaaagcaaattaaaatatattatgaagcaTAGTTTTTAATCAACCTAGTGttggaagatgaaattgagaagaaaaaaattaattaaaaataacacaaaaaacaactcgagtcaattcatcaaattaattcgTGACCCGAGCCATGAAAAGAGGATAACCAgcttcatagaaagcaaactgaaAGATGTTAAGAAGCCTAATTTACaatcaacttaattttaaagaataaaactgAGATAAaaagtcaattagaaaaaggagagaaaaactcgagtcaatcgagttaactcatcaaacctgTAGTCTAGGTCATAATACTGGGATacctttataaaaaatagattgaaaattatgaagattaatccccaataaatctaatattgaaagatgcaattgaaattaataaatcaattaaaaaaacaaaaaataactcgattcaactcaagttaacataCAACTCACAAACTAAatcatgagattaaaataatcttacagaaaataaattaaaaaaatcacaacctataattctaaataaatttaattttaaaggttgaatttaaaaaaaaaattaaataagaaaaactcaAATCGGTTAAGTTAATCCATTAACCTTGTAGTTGAGGTTACATtactaatattttataaaaattaagttaaaaaatataaattataatacttaataaatttaataataaaaaataaaattaaaattaaaaaaaaaagtttcacgAGAAAGGTACACTAAGACTCtcatctttagttttttttttggggggttaATGTGAATGGATTTATCTTTTAGAAAGTAACATGTATTTCGTCATTTCTAGCTGACTTTTTGGGTCTCCCAGGTCCCATCTAAATGACAGATTTGCTCTTAATTTTCATTTCCGGAGGGGAAATCTATCTCAATAGTCACCTCAAACATCAAATCCATACTAAAATTAAGAgatttattattcaaattaatagaTTTGAACCCTAACCCTATCCCTTCAACAATCATCATGCCGACTCCCTCAATAATCGATGTTAGATCTgctctagcaaaaaaaaaaaaaaactttgtttgtttattacAGCTAGCTACGCGTTAGCCGCAAGAACAGACACACCCTAAGAGGTCAGATGGCTAACAGAAATTATTGTCATACCAAAACACGTGAACTCGACAGTGATTTAACGTTTGGATGCCTGTCCATAATTTTCGTACGTTTCTCTCATTGAGCAATCATAATAAATGAAGGGTGAGAATAACTTAAATAGTGATTGGCAgtattcgtttttttttaaataattttttatgtcaaaatgtatattaataatatttttttattttttaaaaattattttttatatcagtacatcaaaacaatccaaaacatacaaactatattaaattttaacaaaaaaaccgaattttttgggaacgtgGTTTGCACCGTGTTCCCTAACACATTCTTAGTTTGTccgttaattatttatttttgtttattaaaaatatttttgaaaaaaattaatttttttattttaaattaaatttttttatgtttttttttatctatgtaataatgttaaaaatattttaaaaaaatatatatattattttaatacatttttatacaaaaataattgctattataatataaacatcCTATTTAATGGCCGCCGTTTTAatagtaatttaaatataattatttatgaatattttaaaaacaactatttCCTGAATCATTATTTCTTTCTATTCAAACTATatggatattttaaaactattttactctataattgagattaaatagtttttaaaataattttaaaaacttacacACAAAAATGTTATTAAAAGTTTGTCTTAAGATTTACACTCATGGAATCAAAGAACATTAGACTACCCTTAACCACTAGACATGCtcattgaaattattgaaaatgaattatACAATATTCGGTCTACCTAATTGTAGACTTCTATTTTTAGTACAAGCAAGATATAGTTAATGTTTGGAAACGTGTTtgtatctatatttttaaaaaatttaaatttttttaaaatatataatttttttttatattttcaattattttgatgcgttgatcttaaaaataattttttttaaaaaaaaacatcattttgacacatttcaacttgaaaaatactttaaaaaataatcacaaccatATTTCTAAACAGATCATCATAGTCCCACCCAAACCTGTATCAAATTATGTTCCCAAAAATCGCCTTCATATTCAAATTATGCGAGGAGTGgagatttaaaaaacatgtttaaagcgtttctgaaaatttttattgttttaaatttttattattattttgatgtttatgctaatatcaaaataaattttaaaaaataaaaaataaaatattttaatagacTCTAAGTAAGAAATACAACCTACTCTCAACAACACGTACTGATGTAAGATATGTAGTTCAAGATTCGCGTACAAGAAAAGCATGCCCTATCCTcgggatttatttatttaatatataaaaggaaGCCTCGAAAGCCGAAGACTTGGAACAGAGTGCGAAGATGGCTGAGTTTAGGATATCTTCCAatcctatttatttaatatatattttcatgtttcttcAGGTGTATAAGCaatccaaacataaaaatataatgttggTCACGAGATTAATAGACAAAACTGAACtgattttacatttaaaatgaaAGTACATTTGCACAAGTTATAATTCAATTTCTGCTATAGTCCTTTCCCATTTGAAAAGACCAGAATTTTCTACATCTTCAAGTGATAAAACCCGTGTATCATCTGATGATTTCTTTCCAAGAACATTTGTGATGATCACTAGAAGAGATTGACAGGCGTGCTGTTCATACATTCTCTGTGATTCACTCAGTTCACATGAAGGATCCTTCCACGGTTGGTAGAATGACCTGCACAAAGAATGTTGCAGAGCAATTTAGTTTAAATTGATAGCctggaaaatatttattttgcagCAATGATCAAATTCCTTTCAGTCacacatcataaaataaaagtagaaaCACTCTGACACGGAATATATTACCATCTCCAAGCAGGATTAGCTTCAGCTGGACAACGAATTTTCGACCATAGTGACAGTGTAGAAGTCCTGTAACCAAGTGCGAAATCTGCTCCAGGTTCAACAcacatcatcaaaattaatGAAACTATCATTGCCCAAGGattaacccaaaacaaaaacacaattcTTGCAGACATTTACTTTgggaaagaaagcaaaagcatAAAACCAAGATGCCAGCAAAAAACAACTGAAGTACCATACCTGAAAACTTCGATTTCTTGCGAAGAAGTAGAAGAGATAGTGAAGACACAACTGAAGGAAGCACTGTGAAATTCATGCCAAGAAGCTGCTGGAGGTAAAATATTGACAAAGCTAATACCTCTTCACAATCAAATCCCAATCTGTTGCTTTCTCCACACCCTTTTTCAACATTTTCTAATAAGTTTTGCaa is a window encoding:
- the LOC18095965 gene encoding uncharacterized protein LOC18095965, which encodes MLVCFGSRIQTPTRTSSLYSILKSLPSETPNASKTLMAAPGTQLKSKRPTCPSCSKPASLCICIRIQNPGLQNKVNITILQHSLERKHALNSARIARVGLQNVTLSTVSDVKFDAKFMIHLFDPGHDSGSGQDGEKSSDFYQVMDDKADEFDASHVTKGSKEPVITCSVGKYGIVTNISIGNVWMPHVQWKRRLSFDKILASKVAVDDLAKGFVVKKLQRRRVDGSEELEEVEEFEVAVPPGSVLLFPSKNALDVDGLKAMDFEAKNLIVLDGTWSKARRMYCENPWLRFLPHLKLDLDRLSLYSEVRQQPKAGYLSTIESIVYALEEIGDYPEGLDNLLGVFESMVGDQRRFKNERLSKLSSA
- the LOC18095967 gene encoding purple acid phosphatase 18, giving the protein MEPKLVLFVFLLISAAATCEYIRPPPRKTLHFPWNSKLSSHPQQVHISLAGDKHMRVSWVSNDKSTLPMVEYGTSPGRYSNKSQGESTSYSYLFYSSGKIHHTIIGPLEDNTVYYYRCGGGGPEYKLKTPPAQFPVMFAVAGDLGQTGWTKSTLDHIDLCKYDVHLLPGDLSYADYIQHRWDTFGELVEPLASARPWMVTQGNHEKESIMFFKDGFQSYNSRWKMPYEESGSSSNLYYSFEVAGAHIIMLGSYTDYDEHSDQYNWLKADVAKVDRKKTPWLIVLFHVPWYNSNEAHQDEGDRMLAAMEPLLHAASVDIVLAGHVHAYERTERVNKGKLDPCGAVHITIGDGGNREGLASKYKNPQPAWSVFREASFGHGELKLANSTHAYWSWHRNDDDESVRSDQVWITSLENSGCIAEKKHELMKILSGP
- the LOC18095966 gene encoding CRS2-associated factor 2, mitochondrial, with the protein product MAVKFLSFLHKTLTQNPKSKSLYVSYFLNHTLSQDQYDPPFSLTKKPKPKNTTEPKETPDPNNDPKLPVKSDLAFDFRYSYSESNPAIEPIGYREPKRFSPFGPGRLDRKWTGTAAPTQLETDMDKLMEERNRVLGDPLTEEEVAELVERYRHSDCSRQINLGKGGVTHNMLDDIHNHWKRAEAVRIKCLGVPTLDMDNVCFHLEDKSGGKVVYRNINILLLYRGRNYDPENRPVIPLMLWKPYAPIYPKLVKNVADGLTFEETKEMRNRGLNSLPLMKLTRNGVYVNVVDRVRDAFETEEVVRLDCKHVGMSDCKKIGVKLKDLVPCVPILFKDEQIILWRGKRNQELESSTA